One Streptosporangium sp. NBC_01495 DNA window includes the following coding sequences:
- a CDS encoding cation diffusion facilitator family transporter, which translates to MGHGHGHTKPTAAAAHRGRLVVVLLLTVVVLVVEVVGAALSGSLALLADAGHMAADAAGIALALFAVWMAGKPASARRTFGYQRAEILAAAINAVILLALSLYILYEAVRRFADPEPVGGTVMLVTAVVGLAANAVGLWLLRSGQAESLNLRGAYLEVLGDLLASVAVIVAAVVIALTGWTTVDPIVSVVIALLIVPRSWSLLREAVDILLEAVPRGVDLEEVRRHLMETPGVIDVHDLHAWTITSGLPVMSAHVVMADGVLVDGSFGPVLDRLHECLAGHFDVEHSTLQLEPAGHADHEGARHR; encoded by the coding sequence ATGGGGCACGGACACGGGCACACGAAGCCGACGGCGGCGGCGGCACACCGCGGGCGTCTGGTCGTCGTGCTGCTGCTGACCGTCGTCGTGCTCGTCGTCGAGGTCGTCGGCGCGGCGCTGTCGGGCAGCCTGGCGCTGCTCGCCGACGCCGGGCACATGGCCGCCGACGCCGCGGGCATCGCGCTGGCGCTGTTCGCCGTCTGGATGGCCGGCAAGCCGGCCAGTGCCCGGCGGACCTTCGGCTACCAGCGGGCGGAGATCCTCGCCGCCGCGATCAACGCGGTCATCCTCCTCGCCCTGAGCCTCTACATCCTGTACGAGGCCGTCCGGCGCTTCGCCGATCCCGAGCCGGTCGGCGGAACGGTGATGCTCGTGACGGCCGTGGTCGGCCTGGCCGCCAACGCGGTCGGGCTGTGGCTGCTGCGCTCCGGCCAGGCGGAGAGCCTCAACCTGCGGGGCGCCTACCTGGAGGTCCTCGGCGACCTGCTGGCCTCGGTCGCGGTGATCGTCGCGGCGGTCGTCATCGCGCTCACCGGCTGGACGACGGTGGACCCGATCGTCTCCGTCGTCATCGCCCTGCTGATCGTGCCGCGCAGTTGGAGCCTGCTGCGCGAGGCCGTGGACATCCTGCTCGAAGCCGTTCCCCGGGGCGTCGACCTGGAGGAGGTCCGCAGGCACCTGATGGAGACGCCTGGCGTCATCGACGTCCACGACCTGCACGCCTGGACCATCACCTCGGGGCTCCCGGTCATGTCCGCCCACGTCGTGATGGCGGACGGCGTCCTGGTGGACGGCTCCTTCGGCCCGGTGCTGGACCGCCTGCACGAGTGCCTGGCCGGTCACTTCGACGTAGAGCACTCCACGCTGCAACTGGAACCCGCCGGCCACGCCGACCACGAGGGCGCCCGGCACCGCTGA
- the cmtR gene encoding Cd(II)/Pb(II)-sensing metalloregulatory transcriptional regulator CmtR: MLTAATRLDAMARLGRALADPNRCRMLIALLQGPTYPARLAEDLGLTRQNVSNHLSCLRGCGLVVAVPEGRQTRYELADQRLAHAIEDLVHVVLAVDPDHHDVHEADPTG; this comes from the coding sequence ATGCTCACCGCCGCGACGCGTCTTGACGCGATGGCCCGCCTCGGAAGGGCGCTGGCCGATCCCAACCGCTGCCGGATGCTCATCGCCCTCCTCCAGGGACCCACCTACCCGGCGCGACTGGCCGAGGATCTCGGGCTGACGCGCCAGAACGTGTCCAACCACCTGTCGTGCCTGCGCGGCTGCGGCCTGGTGGTCGCGGTGCCCGAGGGGCGCCAGACCCGGTACGAGCTGGCCGACCAGCGCCTCGCCCACGCCATCGAGGACCTCGTCCACGTCGTGCTCGCCGTCGATCCCGACCACCACGACGTCCACGAGGCGGATCCGACGGGATAG
- a CDS encoding PLP-dependent cysteine synthase family protein → MTYTLNSLQVAAEPPQIDTASLSRLITGATCHTPDRVVGNTPVLWVPEIASGLGHGFWAKLEGGNPGGIKDRSALYIVERARERGLLRPGAPIVESTSGTFGLGLALAGIVHGHPVTLVTDPGMEPLMRRLLSAYGARLVIVTEPHPVGGWQQARRERVRELLGEHPDAYCPDQYNNPDNVAAYAGLAVELAGQLGRIDVLVCSVGTGGHSAGVYRVLRRFYPDLRLVGVDTIGSTIFGQPARSRLMRGLGSSIYPRNVAYEAFGEVHWVAPAEAVWACRRLAALRYATGGWSVGAVALVASWLARALPGHTRIAAIFPDGPHRYFDTVFNDDYCAEHGLLGTPPVTDPDEIAHPAEREPTRWTRCATVLDPAAFLGHGVAGLGDGIAIPGNGVALPGDGVAETPSAATEGGARAEVTAVERATGKAVEKTAGEGVPR, encoded by the coding sequence ATGACATACACACTTAATTCACTGCAGGTCGCTGCCGAGCCGCCGCAGATCGACACCGCCTCGCTCAGCCGGCTGATCACCGGGGCCACCTGCCACACTCCCGACCGCGTGGTCGGCAACACCCCGGTGCTCTGGGTTCCCGAGATCGCCTCGGGGCTGGGGCACGGATTCTGGGCGAAGCTGGAGGGCGGCAATCCCGGCGGGATCAAGGACCGCTCCGCGCTTTACATCGTCGAGCGGGCGCGCGAGCGCGGCCTGCTGCGGCCGGGAGCGCCCATCGTGGAATCCACCAGCGGGACCTTCGGGCTGGGCCTGGCGCTGGCCGGCATCGTCCACGGCCACCCGGTGACGCTGGTGACCGACCCGGGCATGGAACCGCTGATGCGCCGGCTGCTGTCGGCCTACGGGGCCCGCCTCGTCATCGTCACCGAACCTCACCCGGTGGGCGGCTGGCAGCAGGCCCGCCGCGAGCGCGTGCGGGAACTGCTCGGCGAGCACCCGGACGCCTACTGCCCCGACCAGTACAACAACCCCGACAACGTCGCCGCCTACGCGGGACTGGCCGTGGAGCTGGCCGGCCAGCTCGGGCGGATCGACGTCCTGGTGTGCAGCGTGGGCACCGGCGGCCACAGCGCCGGCGTCTATCGCGTGCTCCGGCGTTTCTACCCCGACCTGCGGCTCGTGGGCGTCGACACGATCGGCTCGACCATCTTCGGCCAGCCCGCGCGCTCGCGGCTCATGCGCGGCCTGGGCAGCAGCATCTACCCGCGCAACGTGGCGTACGAGGCCTTCGGGGAGGTCCACTGGGTCGCGCCCGCGGAGGCGGTCTGGGCCTGCCGGCGCCTGGCCGCGCTGCGGTACGCCACCGGCGGCTGGAGCGTCGGCGCGGTGGCCCTGGTGGCGTCCTGGCTGGCCCGCGCACTGCCCGGACACACCCGGATAGCGGCGATCTTCCCCGACGGCCCGCACCGCTACTTCGACACCGTTTTCAACGACGACTACTGCGCGGAACACGGTCTGCTCGGCACGCCTCCGGTGACGGACCCCGACGAGATCGCCCATCCGGCCGAGCGCGAGCCGACGCGCTGGACGCGCTGCGCGACCGTGCTCGACCCGGCCGCTTTCCTGGGACACGGCGTCGCCGGCCTCGGAGACGGCATCGCCATCCCGGGAAACGGCGTCGCCCTTCCTGGAGACGGCGTCGCGGAGACGCCGTCGGCCGCCACGGAAGGCGGTGCCCGCGCCGAGGTCACCGCCGTCGAGAGGGCAACCGGGAAAGCCGTCGAGAAGACAGCCGGGGAAGGTGTCCCGCGGTGA
- a CDS encoding MFS transporter, with the protein MRSTLALARSFDRPVKLLLINQLTINTGFYMLMPYLAGHLSGTLALPAALVGLVLGIRNLSQQGMFLVGGTLADRLGHKPMIVAGCGLRTVAFLLLAVADSLPALVIASALTGFAGALFNPAVRAYLAREAGARKVEAFAAFNAFSQAGILIGPLIGLLLNAVAFRLVCLVAGVMFAVLTVAQTRALPAGAAREGGDGRGVLPAWRGVVGNRPFLLFSLAMIGSYVLNFQVYLGLPLEIRRVTGGELGITLVFAVSAVMTLAGQARLTAWATRRWRPQRAIAWGLVLMGLAFAPLALAAPWAGTAVMPSGGAAGVLALVPVLGTAVLLSLATMIIYPFEMATIATFGGRHMVGTYYGLYSTLAGVGVAAGNLLTGWSLDLGARTGLPSLPWLALALIGLGCAAAVAALDRSGRLATSPEAAPAAA; encoded by the coding sequence GTGAGGAGCACCCTGGCCCTGGCCCGCTCCTTCGACCGGCCGGTGAAACTGCTGCTGATCAACCAGCTCACCATCAACACCGGCTTCTACATGCTGATGCCCTATCTGGCCGGCCACCTGTCGGGAACGCTGGCACTGCCGGCCGCGCTGGTCGGCCTGGTCCTGGGCATCCGCAACCTCAGCCAGCAGGGCATGTTCCTGGTCGGCGGCACCCTCGCCGACCGGCTCGGCCACAAACCCATGATCGTCGCGGGCTGCGGGCTGCGCACGGTCGCGTTCCTGCTGCTCGCCGTGGCCGACTCCCTGCCCGCGCTGGTGATCGCCTCGGCGCTGACCGGGTTCGCGGGCGCGCTGTTCAATCCCGCCGTACGGGCCTACCTCGCCCGCGAGGCCGGGGCGCGGAAGGTCGAGGCGTTCGCCGCGTTCAACGCCTTCTCCCAGGCCGGCATCCTGATCGGGCCGCTCATCGGCCTGCTGCTCAACGCGGTGGCCTTCAGGCTCGTCTGCCTGGTCGCGGGCGTGATGTTCGCGGTCCTGACGGTCGCCCAGACGCGAGCCCTGCCCGCGGGAGCCGCCCGGGAGGGCGGGGACGGGCGGGGCGTGCTGCCGGCCTGGCGCGGGGTGGTCGGCAACCGGCCGTTCCTGCTGTTCTCGCTGGCCATGATCGGCTCCTACGTGCTGAACTTCCAGGTCTACCTGGGGCTGCCGCTGGAGATCCGCCGGGTGACGGGCGGCGAACTGGGGATCACTCTCGTGTTCGCCGTCTCGGCGGTGATGACCCTCGCCGGCCAGGCCCGCCTGACGGCGTGGGCGACCCGGCGGTGGCGACCGCAGCGGGCCATCGCGTGGGGCCTGGTCCTGATGGGGCTCGCCTTCGCCCCCCTGGCCCTGGCCGCCCCCTGGGCGGGCACCGCCGTCATGCCGTCCGGCGGTGCCGCCGGGGTGCTCGCGCTGGTCCCCGTCCTGGGGACGGCGGTGCTGCTCAGCCTGGCCACCATGATCATCTACCCGTTCGAGATGGCGACCATCGCCACCTTCGGCGGCCGGCACATGGTGGGCACGTACTACGGGCTCTACAGCACCCTGGCCGGGGTCGGCGTCGCCGCGGGCAACCTCCTCACCGGGTGGTCCCTGGATCTGGGCGCGCGGACCGGCCTGCCGAGCCTGCCATGGCTGGCCCTGGCGCTGATCGGCCTCGGCTGCGCCGCGGCCGTCGCCGCCCTGGACCGATCGGGACGCCTGGCGACGTCACCGGAGGCCGCTCCGGCGGCGGCGTGA
- a CDS encoding methyltransferase domain-containing protein produces MSNDTVTDRADHADRVEPLEPVGQADRAGSEEREERKEREEPEGDTVTELVRLLDALDALPDSIRLRARSYDLLHLTPGAPVVDVGCGTGLAVAELTRRGARATGVDLSEPMVAEGRRREPGADLRVGDARELPFQDGELAGYRAEKLYHEFGDPAGALSEARRVLAADGRVVLIGQDWDTFVIDSDTPALTRTIVHARADLIPAPRAARAYRALLLDAGFDDVTVEVHTGVLTGPLMLPMLARTAGAARDAGAVTADDAGTWMAEQTERARTGRLLLAVPLFVAAARRP; encoded by the coding sequence ATGTCCAATGACACCGTCACAGACCGAGCAGACCATGCGGACCGGGTAGAACCGCTAGAACCGGTAGGCCAAGCGGACCGGGCAGGGTCGGAAGAGCGGGAAGAACGGAAAGAACGGGAGGAGCCGGAAGGCGACACCGTCACCGAGCTGGTCCGGCTGCTCGACGCGCTCGACGCCCTTCCCGACTCCATCCGGCTGCGCGCCCGCTCCTACGACCTGCTCCACCTCACGCCCGGGGCCCCCGTGGTCGACGTCGGCTGCGGAACCGGCCTGGCCGTCGCGGAGCTGACCCGGCGTGGCGCGCGGGCGACCGGTGTCGACCTCAGCGAGCCGATGGTCGCCGAGGGGCGCCGGCGCGAGCCCGGCGCGGATCTCCGCGTCGGCGACGCCCGCGAGCTGCCGTTCCAGGACGGTGAGCTGGCCGGGTATCGCGCCGAGAAGCTCTACCACGAGTTCGGCGATCCCGCCGGGGCGCTCAGCGAGGCGCGACGGGTGCTTGCTGCGGACGGCCGCGTCGTCCTGATCGGGCAGGACTGGGACACCTTCGTCATCGACTCCGACACCCCGGCCCTCACCCGGACCATCGTGCACGCCCGCGCCGACCTCATCCCCGCGCCCCGCGCCGCCCGCGCCTATCGCGCCCTCCTGCTGGACGCCGGATTCGACGACGTCACCGTGGAGGTCCACACCGGTGTCCTCACCGGCCCGCTGATGCTGCCCATGCTCGCGAGGACCGCCGGTGCCGCCCGTGACGCCGGCGCCGTCACCGCGGATGACGCCGGTACGTGGATGGCGGAACAGACCGAACGCGCGCGTACCGGACGGCTCCTCCTGGCCGTGCCGCTGTTCGTCGCGGCCGCGCGCCGCCCCTGA
- a CDS encoding MerR family transcriptional regulator: MKSSDDGAMMSIGEIARRFGLPTHVLRHWESMGLLTPARAGADRRRYDRDHLCRVAVILRAKEAGFSLADIREMIATGDPEARRDILRRRHADLTRRVAQARSSLHMIECALSCDHEDFTGCAHFQRTLAEKIGV; the protein is encoded by the coding sequence ATGAAGTCAAGTGACGATGGCGCGATGATGAGCATCGGCGAGATCGCCCGGCGGTTCGGCCTGCCCACCCATGTCCTGCGGCACTGGGAGTCCATGGGACTTCTGACCCCCGCCCGTGCCGGGGCCGACCGTCGCCGCTACGACCGTGACCATCTTTGCCGGGTCGCGGTGATCCTGCGGGCCAAGGAAGCCGGGTTCTCCCTCGCCGACATCCGGGAAATGATCGCCACCGGCGATCCGGAGGCGCGGCGCGACATCCTGCGCCGCAGGCACGCGGACCTGACACGACGCGTCGCCCAGGCGCGGTCGTCGCTCCACATGATCGAATGTGCCCTGAGCTGCGACCATGAGGATTTCACCGGTTGCGCCCACTTCCAGCGCACCCTGGCGGAGAAGATCGGCGTGTGA
- a CDS encoding metal-sensitive transcriptional regulator has product MHGYTASKQDHLRRLRRIEGQVRGLQRMVEEDKYCIDILTQVSAANRALQSFALSLLEEHLAHCVAEATAKGGAEAEEKVREASDAIARLVRS; this is encoded by the coding sequence ATGCACGGATACACCGCCAGCAAGCAGGACCATCTGCGGCGGCTGCGCCGGATCGAGGGACAGGTGCGGGGCCTGCAGCGGATGGTCGAGGAGGACAAGTACTGCATCGACATCCTCACCCAGGTGTCGGCGGCCAACCGGGCTTTGCAGTCCTTCGCGCTGTCCCTGCTGGAAGAGCACCTGGCGCACTGCGTGGCCGAGGCCACCGCCAAGGGCGGCGCCGAGGCCGAGGAGAAGGTGAGGGAGGCGTCCGACGCCATCGCCCGCCTCGTCCGTTCCTGA
- a CDS encoding isochorismatase family protein has translation MALPQIAPYPLPGEGDLPENRVSWRPEPRRAILLVHDMQNYFLAPFAAGVSPLTGLIANIGLLRDACAGLGIPVVYSMQPSGQSRHERGLLQDFWGSGIPGLRESEIVASLLPAEPDILLTKWRYSAFHRTDLRARMEAMGRDQIIVCGVYAHIGCLMTACDAFMQDLQPFLVADAVADFSPEHHSMALTYAAQRCAVTVATRGLLRGWESVSPPAEAVGGG, from the coding sequence GTGGCCCTTCCCCAGATCGCCCCTTACCCGCTGCCGGGAGAGGGTGACCTTCCCGAGAACCGAGTGAGCTGGCGCCCTGAGCCGCGCCGCGCCATCCTGCTGGTCCACGACATGCAGAACTACTTCCTCGCCCCCTTCGCCGCCGGTGTCTCGCCGCTGACCGGGCTCATCGCCAACATCGGTCTCCTGCGCGACGCCTGCGCCGGGCTGGGGATCCCCGTCGTCTACTCGATGCAGCCCAGTGGCCAGAGCAGACACGAGCGCGGCCTGCTCCAGGACTTCTGGGGCTCGGGCATCCCCGGCCTCCGCGAGAGCGAGATCGTCGCGAGCCTCCTCCCCGCGGAGCCCGACATCCTGCTCACCAAGTGGCGCTACAGCGCCTTTCACCGGACCGACCTGCGTGCCCGGATGGAGGCCATGGGGCGCGACCAGATCATCGTCTGCGGTGTCTACGCGCACATCGGCTGCCTCATGACCGCCTGCGACGCCTTCATGCAGGACCTCCAACCGTTCCTCGTCGCCGACGCCGTCGCCGACTTCTCCCCGGAACACCACAGCATGGCCCTCACGTACGCCGCGCAGCGCTGCGCGGTCACGGTCGCCACCCGGGGGCTGCTGCGCGGGTGGGAGTCCGTGTCGCCTCCCGCCGAGGCGGTCGGCGGCGGGTAG
- the dhbC gene encoding isochorismate synthase DhbC, whose amino-acid sequence MPDLLGDYEPGTFFFTSPTRTLLARGVVREVPDSGTTSLQGRVASTLRDARDSGHPNPVVVGAIPFRDDRPARLLVPAAVCWTSPPAGLSAAPERITGTFTGFGPVSDPGDYVRGVEKALAKLTAGELQKIVLARTLDITMGAPVDVGRVLRNLVRRDPQAYGYAVDLPSGDDTARTLLGASPELLVSRSGRRITTNPLAGSAPRHPDPVVDRARARALLASDKDLREHALVIESIVEALRPYCSKLSVPAGPSPLSTASMWHLSTRITGVLDDPAVTSLELATMLHPTPAVCGTPAGAARRAIEEIESFDRGLYAGLVGWGDATGDGEWVVTIRCAEIADQTLRLFAGAGIVAGSVPETELAETTAKFQTMLRAVGLDQDR is encoded by the coding sequence ATGCCCGACCTTCTGGGAGATTACGAGCCCGGCACCTTCTTCTTCACCTCGCCGACCCGGACCCTGCTCGCCAGAGGGGTGGTCCGGGAGGTTCCCGATTCCGGGACGACGAGCCTGCAGGGCCGCGTCGCCTCGACCCTGCGCGACGCACGGGACTCCGGTCACCCCAACCCCGTCGTGGTGGGCGCGATCCCCTTCCGCGACGACCGTCCCGCGCGCCTGCTGGTACCCGCCGCCGTCTGCTGGACGAGCCCACCGGCCGGTCTCTCCGCCGCCCCCGAGCGGATCACGGGGACGTTCACCGGATTCGGCCCGGTCTCCGACCCCGGCGACTACGTACGCGGCGTGGAGAAGGCGCTGGCCAAGCTGACCGCCGGAGAGCTCCAGAAGATCGTGCTGGCGCGTACCCTGGACATCACCATGGGCGCCCCCGTCGACGTCGGCCGCGTCCTGCGCAACCTCGTCCGGCGCGACCCGCAGGCCTACGGCTACGCGGTCGACCTGCCGTCGGGCGACGACACGGCCCGCACCCTCCTGGGAGCCAGCCCCGAACTGCTCGTCTCCCGCTCCGGCCGCCGGATCACGACGAACCCGCTCGCGGGATCCGCGCCCCGCCACCCGGACCCCGTCGTCGACCGCGCACGGGCCCGTGCCCTGCTCGCCTCGGACAAGGACCTCCGCGAGCACGCCCTGGTGATCGAGAGCATCGTGGAGGCGCTGCGCCCGTACTGCAGCAAGCTGTCGGTTCCCGCCGGGCCCTCGCCGCTGTCCACCGCCTCCATGTGGCACCTGTCGACCCGGATCACCGGCGTGCTGGACGACCCGGCGGTCACGTCGCTGGAGCTGGCCACCATGCTGCACCCCACCCCCGCCGTCTGCGGTACGCCCGCGGGTGCCGCGCGCAGGGCGATCGAGGAGATCGAGTCGTTCGATCGCGGCCTGTACGCCGGCCTGGTCGGGTGGGGCGACGCGACGGGCGACGGCGAGTGGGTGGTGACCATCCGCTGCGCCGAGATCGCCGACCAGACCCTGAGGCTGTTCGCGGGCGCGGGGATCGTCGCGGGGTCGGTACCGGAGACCGAGCTCGCCGAGACCACCGCCAAGTTCCAGACCATGCTCCGCGCCGTCGGCCTGGACCAGGACCGCTGA
- a CDS encoding 2,3-dihydro-2,3-dihydroxybenzoate dehydrogenase, which yields MVTEGAVAMVTGAAQGIGEAVARALTATGTRVAALDVNAERVERVAAGLGVAVAYPCQITDSAAVDDVVARVEADLGPIELLVNVAGVLCSGPAVAISDDDWARTFAVNTGGVFHLSRAVARRMIPRRSGAIVTVGSNAAGVPRMNMSAYAASKAAAAQFTKCLGLELAPYGIRCNVVSPGSTDTPMQRALWTGGHDARTAIEGSPASFRVGIPLGRLADPADIADAVLFLASDRARHITMQDLYVDGGATLRS from the coding sequence ATGGTGACGGAAGGCGCGGTGGCCATGGTCACCGGTGCGGCACAGGGCATCGGAGAGGCGGTGGCGCGAGCCCTGACTGCGACAGGCACACGCGTCGCCGCTCTCGACGTGAACGCGGAGCGGGTCGAGCGGGTCGCCGCCGGGCTCGGCGTCGCGGTCGCCTACCCCTGCCAGATCACCGACAGCGCCGCCGTCGACGACGTGGTCGCGCGGGTCGAGGCCGATCTCGGCCCGATCGAGCTGCTCGTCAACGTCGCCGGAGTGCTCTGCTCAGGACCGGCCGTCGCCATCAGCGACGACGACTGGGCCCGCACCTTCGCCGTCAACACCGGCGGGGTCTTCCACCTGTCCCGCGCGGTGGCCCGTCGGATGATCCCCCGCAGATCCGGGGCGATCGTCACCGTGGGGTCCAACGCCGCGGGCGTGCCCCGGATGAACATGTCGGCCTACGCCGCCTCCAAGGCCGCCGCCGCGCAGTTCACCAAGTGCCTCGGCCTGGAGCTGGCGCCGTACGGCATCCGCTGCAACGTGGTGTCGCCCGGTTCCACCGACACCCCCATGCAGCGTGCTCTGTGGACCGGCGGCCACGACGCCCGGACGGCCATCGAGGGCTCACCGGCCAGTTTCCGGGTGGGCATCCCCCTCGGCAGGCTGGCCGATCCCGCCGACATCGCGGACGCCGTCCTCTTCCTGGCCTCCGACCGTGCCAGGCACATCACCATGCAGGACCTGTACGTCGACGGGGGCGCCACGCTCCGGTCGTAG
- a CDS encoding DUF1996 domain-containing protein — protein sequence MAAIVALLGTSLVIHTTQASATSKAQAGSSSAAVVRVAEFLADCPFSHRLPDDPIIFPGMPGASHMHSFFGSTTTNANTTLASLQNSPTNCNPRTDLSSYWVPTLYNGNTPVEPTITTFYYLGEGVRADIVARTQALPLGLRIVAGNAKATTPNDPTSNARWSCLHAGHVPPSKDFVNCPAGTMMESYLDFPQCWDGRNLDSPDHKSHMAYPVNQACPASHPVPVPKLRQVLRYPVSGNPANFRLASGAGYTMHGDFFNAWPVAEMERRVRDCIRPVIKCGADGTPS from the coding sequence GTGGCCGCCATAGTGGCGCTCCTGGGCACGTCCCTCGTCATCCACACCACCCAGGCAAGCGCGACCTCGAAGGCCCAGGCAGGGAGTTCGTCCGCGGCGGTCGTACGGGTGGCGGAGTTCCTCGCCGACTGCCCGTTCAGCCACCGGCTGCCCGACGACCCGATCATCTTCCCGGGCATGCCCGGCGCGTCGCACATGCACAGCTTCTTCGGCAGCACCACCACCAACGCCAACACGACCCTCGCGTCCCTGCAGAACTCCCCCACCAACTGCAACCCGCGCACCGACCTGTCGTCGTACTGGGTGCCGACCCTGTACAACGGCAACACCCCGGTGGAGCCGACCATCACCACGTTCTACTACCTGGGTGAGGGCGTGCGCGCCGACATCGTCGCCAGGACCCAGGCGCTCCCCCTCGGCCTGCGGATCGTCGCGGGCAACGCCAAGGCGACCACCCCCAACGACCCGACCAGCAACGCCCGCTGGTCGTGCCTGCACGCCGGTCACGTCCCGCCGTCCAAGGACTTCGTGAACTGTCCGGCGGGCACCATGATGGAGTCCTACCTGGACTTCCCGCAGTGCTGGGACGGCCGGAACCTGGACTCGCCCGACCACAAGAGTCACATGGCCTACCCGGTCAACCAGGCCTGCCCGGCCTCGCACCCGGTGCCGGTGCCGAAGCTGCGCCAGGTGCTGCGCTACCCGGTGAGCGGGAACCCGGCCAACTTCAGGTTGGCGTCGGGCGCCGGATACACGATGCACGGCGACTTCTTCAACGCCTGGCCGGTGGCCGAGATGGAGCGTCGCGTGCGTGACTGCATCCGCCCGGTCATCAAGTGCGGCGCGGACGGTACCCCGTCCTGA